A genomic region of Corallococcus soli contains the following coding sequences:
- a CDS encoding acyclic terpene utilization AtuA family protein, with protein MDARTLRIGNASGFYGDRFSAFREMLEGGPLDVLTGDYLAELTMLILGRDRLKNPEGGYARTFLRQLEQTLGLALEKKVRIVANAGGLNPAGLANDLRVLATKLGLSVRVAHVEGDDLVGRADEFGFGESLTANAYLGAWGIAACLDAGADIVVTGRVTDASLVVGPAASHFGWKRDDWDRLAGAMVAGHVLECGAQATGGNFAFFGELDARRPGFPLAEVFADGSSIITKHPGTGGAVTVDTVKAQLVYEIAGARYAGPDATARFDTIAIESAGTDRVRLSGVRGEPPPPDVKVCLNRLGGFRSEASFILVGLDIEEKAALVRAQLDATLKPRPAEVLYTLARTDHADAATEEQASATLRVAVKDADAKVVGRSFSGAVVELALASYPGFFLPALPGDGSPFGVYTPAFIDARKVPHVAVLPDGKRLDVAPTDASRALEAVAVPPLPAPPSPGPVRRVPLGRVALARSGDKGGDANIGVWVRTDEAWRWLVHALTEEHLRTLLPETRELVIHRHVLPNLRALNFVVERLLGEGVSSSTRFDAQGKALGEWLRARHVDVPESLL; from the coding sequence ATGGACGCTCGAACGCTGCGCATCGGCAATGCATCCGGCTTCTACGGTGACCGCTTCTCCGCGTTCCGGGAGATGTTGGAGGGCGGTCCGCTGGACGTCCTCACCGGTGACTACCTGGCGGAGCTGACCATGCTCATCCTGGGCCGCGACCGGCTGAAGAACCCGGAGGGCGGCTACGCCCGGACGTTCCTGCGCCAGTTGGAGCAGACGCTGGGGCTCGCGCTGGAGAAGAAGGTCCGCATCGTGGCGAACGCGGGCGGCCTCAATCCGGCGGGGCTCGCGAACGACCTGCGTGTGCTCGCGACGAAGCTGGGCCTCTCCGTCCGCGTCGCGCACGTCGAAGGCGATGACCTCGTCGGACGCGCGGACGAGTTCGGCTTCGGTGAGTCCCTCACGGCGAACGCGTACCTGGGCGCCTGGGGAATCGCGGCCTGCCTCGACGCGGGCGCGGACATCGTCGTCACCGGGCGGGTGACGGACGCGTCGCTCGTCGTAGGGCCCGCCGCGTCCCACTTCGGCTGGAAGCGCGACGACTGGGATCGGCTCGCGGGCGCCATGGTCGCGGGCCACGTGCTCGAATGCGGGGCCCAGGCCACCGGGGGCAACTTCGCTTTCTTCGGTGAGCTGGACGCACGCCGGCCCGGCTTCCCGCTCGCGGAGGTGTTCGCGGACGGCTCGAGCATCATCACGAAGCATCCGGGCACGGGCGGCGCCGTCACCGTCGACACCGTGAAGGCCCAGCTCGTCTATGAAATCGCCGGGGCGCGCTATGCCGGCCCCGACGCCACGGCGCGCTTCGACACCATCGCCATCGAATCCGCGGGCACCGACCGCGTGCGCCTGTCCGGCGTGCGCGGTGAGCCGCCTCCGCCGGACGTGAAGGTGTGCCTGAACCGGCTGGGCGGCTTCCGCAGCGAAGCCAGCTTCATCCTCGTGGGCCTGGACATCGAGGAGAAGGCCGCGCTCGTCCGGGCGCAGCTCGACGCGACGCTCAAGCCCCGGCCGGCGGAGGTCCTCTACACGCTGGCGCGCACCGACCACGCCGACGCCGCGACCGAGGAGCAGGCCTCCGCGACGCTGCGGGTCGCGGTGAAGGACGCGGACGCGAAGGTCGTCGGCCGGTCCTTCAGCGGCGCGGTGGTGGAGCTCGCGCTGGCCAGCTACCCCGGCTTCTTCCTGCCGGCGCTGCCCGGTGACGGCTCGCCCTTCGGCGTCTACACGCCAGCCTTCATCGATGCGCGCAAGGTGCCGCACGTCGCGGTGCTCCCGGACGGCAAGCGCCTGGACGTGGCGCCCACGGATGCCTCCCGTGCGCTGGAAGCCGTGGCCGTGCCGCCGCTGCCCGCGCCTCCATCCCCGGGGCCCGTCCGGCGCGTGCCGCTCGGCCGGGTGGCCCTGGCGCGCAGCGGAGACAAGGGCGGGGACGCGAACATCGGCGTGTGGGTCCGCACCGACGAGGCGTGGCGCTGGCTGGTGCATGCCCTCACGGAGGAGCACCTGCGCACGCTGCTTCCGGAGACGCGCGAACTGGTCATCCACCGGCACGTGCTTCCGAACCTGCGCGCCCTGAACTTCGTCGTCGAGCGTCTGCTGGGGGAGGGCGTCTCGTCGTCCACCCGCTTCGATGCCCAGGGCAAGGCGCTCGGCGAGTGGCTGCGTGCGCGCCACGTCGACGTGCCGGAATCGCTGCTCTGA
- a CDS encoding SHOCT domain-containing protein, giving the protein MSEKQILAAVLMGSWGLLAFGASWFAWHLIQQQRKRAWLRQHGLPAEATVLRLQGTGMRINRNQVFDFLLEVTLPGQAPYQVRLRSRWHDWNVRVMDVGLRLKVKVDPNDLQRLVVLGPVVPQDLSRLFSGLGALAAPAPGDPVKGLADLQRMADEGLVTPEEYARKKAEILARL; this is encoded by the coding sequence ATGAGCGAGAAACAAATCCTCGCGGCGGTGTTGATGGGAAGCTGGGGCCTCCTCGCTTTTGGAGCCAGCTGGTTCGCCTGGCACCTGATTCAGCAGCAGCGAAAGCGCGCCTGGCTGCGCCAGCATGGGCTGCCGGCGGAGGCCACGGTGCTGCGGCTCCAGGGGACCGGGATGCGCATCAACCGCAACCAGGTCTTCGACTTCCTGCTGGAGGTGACGCTGCCCGGTCAGGCGCCGTATCAGGTCCGGTTGAGGAGCCGGTGGCACGACTGGAACGTGCGGGTGATGGACGTGGGGCTGCGGCTGAAGGTCAAGGTCGACCCGAACGACCTTCAGCGGCTCGTCGTCCTGGGGCCCGTCGTCCCGCAGGACCTGAGCAGGCTCTTCAGCGGCCTGGGGGCGTTGGCCGCTCCAGCGCCAGGGGATCCGGTGAAGGGCCTGGCGGACCTTCAGCGGATGGCGGACGAGGGGCTCGTCACCCCGGAGGAATACGCGCGCAAGAAGGCGGAGATCCTCGCCCGGCTCTGA
- a CDS encoding Ig-like domain-containing protein, with amino-acid sequence MKKTFVVAVVMGAALVTGCGGAAEPSPERQGAVATTRQALLSSELEVSLSCVQEYVDAGTCDWPHWSELWQTCQTYEHPELEDGLFLDEVKAGRCTSTHWSTLRAQLIASHAPRVRVRVRVGCEGDSAVMQEAELDGCYTLGGTDASFVEVPFGKTVTLHAAAGCAGESTVVQYDTSLCGTSFPSGASANENVRSFRVQSADETSSPASYVCAANEPTCVRNFNNKLGAINTTHTAKVIRVVLEGRETPSIATSRSRIQAMYDFFAVASHNQVQLQFLGPDETVRVTSSDCETAKGYAVKNSKPNAFLNVYLMPLGMCASSRASAHRIYLNDGLMRTYYHETGHVLGLAHGNRLDASGDVDAYGDASTNMGRFPSDNYNLPQLHWLGWTKKADLVKVNPAIEAGGSIEVTLRPVDNNADSASPLPLGAVWESPDSDMRLFVAVPKSRVNSVNQIGGGGVFVYRAPKCEGCTGMAMGTLQVGRFGPKAVVSNIASDLLITPVRYESHQVMVNGTSTEVFTAITLRIKRSPPTVLTPAAGSVTSDTTPTYSGRTEAGFSVAIIVDGVKVGTTKATAGGTWSFTPTKALTLGVHTVKAWATDAAGNNSPHFTPQSFTVATSG; translated from the coding sequence ATGAAAAAGACGTTCGTGGTGGCTGTCGTGATGGGCGCGGCGTTGGTGACAGGATGTGGTGGCGCAGCGGAGCCGTCTCCAGAGCGTCAGGGGGCTGTGGCCACCACCCGCCAGGCACTCCTCTCCTCGGAACTTGAGGTGTCCCTTTCGTGCGTGCAGGAGTACGTCGATGCGGGGACCTGTGACTGGCCGCACTGGAGCGAGCTGTGGCAGACGTGCCAGACCTACGAGCACCCGGAGCTCGAAGACGGTCTCTTCCTTGATGAGGTGAAGGCAGGGCGCTGCACGTCCACCCACTGGTCCACGTTGCGCGCTCAGCTCATCGCTTCCCATGCGCCGCGCGTTCGCGTTCGCGTGCGCGTGGGCTGCGAGGGCGACTCCGCGGTCATGCAGGAAGCCGAGCTTGACGGCTGCTACACGCTCGGTGGCACGGATGCCTCCTTCGTCGAGGTTCCGTTTGGCAAGACCGTGACGCTCCATGCTGCTGCGGGCTGCGCCGGCGAATCGACTGTCGTCCAATACGACACGAGCCTCTGCGGGACCTCGTTCCCGAGCGGCGCGAGCGCGAACGAGAACGTGCGATCATTCCGGGTTCAGTCCGCCGACGAGACGTCGTCGCCAGCCAGCTACGTCTGTGCCGCCAACGAGCCGACTTGCGTCAGGAATTTCAACAACAAGCTGGGCGCGATCAACACGACGCATACGGCCAAGGTCATCCGCGTCGTCCTCGAGGGGCGCGAAACACCCTCGATCGCGACGAGCCGGAGCCGCATCCAGGCGATGTATGACTTCTTCGCCGTGGCGTCGCACAACCAGGTGCAGCTGCAGTTCCTCGGCCCAGACGAGACCGTGAGGGTGACGAGCAGCGATTGCGAGACGGCGAAGGGCTACGCCGTGAAGAACAGCAAGCCGAACGCGTTCTTGAACGTGTACCTCATGCCCCTGGGGATGTGCGCAAGCTCAAGGGCCAGTGCGCACCGCATCTACCTCAATGACGGCCTGATGCGGACCTACTACCACGAGACCGGACACGTCCTCGGCCTCGCGCACGGCAACCGGCTCGATGCCTCGGGCGATGTCGACGCCTACGGCGACGCGAGCACGAACATGGGCCGGTTTCCTTCGGACAACTACAACCTCCCGCAGCTCCACTGGCTGGGTTGGACGAAGAAGGCGGACCTGGTCAAGGTCAACCCGGCGATCGAAGCCGGTGGCTCGATTGAAGTCACGCTCCGGCCGGTGGACAACAACGCCGACAGCGCCAGCCCCCTGCCGTTGGGGGCCGTCTGGGAGAGCCCCGACTCTGACATGCGGCTGTTCGTCGCCGTGCCGAAGTCACGCGTCAACAGCGTGAACCAGATCGGCGGAGGCGGTGTGTTCGTGTACCGCGCACCCAAGTGCGAGGGATGCACGGGCATGGCGATGGGGACGCTGCAGGTCGGGCGGTTTGGCCCGAAGGCGGTCGTCAGCAACATCGCGAGCGACCTGCTCATCACGCCGGTGCGCTACGAGAGTCATCAAGTCATGGTGAATGGGACCAGCACCGAGGTGTTCACCGCCATCACACTGCGCATCAAGCGGTCGCCTCCGACGGTGCTGACTCCGGCGGCTGGTTCGGTGACGAGCGACACCACGCCCACCTACAGCGGAAGAACGGAGGCCGGCTTCTCCGTCGCGATTATCGTGGATGGCGTGAAGGTGGGCACCACCAAGGCCACCGCCGGGGGCACCTGGAGCTTCACTCCCACCAAGGCGCTGACGCTGGGAGTGCACACGGTGAAGGCCTGGGCGACGGATGCGGCGGGCAATAACAGCCCACACTTCACCCCCCAGTCCTTCACCGTGGCCACCTCTGGCTGA